The Haloplanus sp. CK5-1 genome contains a region encoding:
- a CDS encoding ATP-binding protein, translated as MGLVATLGTLVPDAVAVGVLVGLTWTAFQSREQPSADPFIALLATLTLWAVFALGSNLPVVGSGTSLSAVLVLGQFGTALVIPGIWTVYALSYTGRGTGLTWRRTALLAGIASPVVVVGVVIALGPPESVVEYVAASMLGTELLYLLALFLYATYLLADLSGSHARVSNTQIAILTVGVGAPYLVGLVGNNTGLANGAAFGLVLSGSFLGISMRKYPVMTGFPKADYVARTRVVETLQEAVVVLDWDDHILDLNEATVALFDRSAAEMVGEPVRSVIDGFDRTDLPVGDTGTVTLQTTKGRRQFQFSVSAVDDDDEPVARTVLFRDVTARQTREQRLAVLNRVLRHNVRNDLDVVLAYADGIADDELRTGIRDKATDLLELSNKARDAEDVMTASTDSPAPVNVADVAASVVDQFRTEEYTGDVTLECPDEVLISSHRTVLEYVLTELVENAFVHSDGAAPQIDVRVRSGTDAAAELVVADDGPGLPKREQEILAAGTETQLKHGQGIGLWFVNWAVNQLGGDLEFQQNDPEGSVVTIRLYRADT; from the coding sequence ATGGGGTTGGTCGCGACGCTTGGCACACTCGTTCCTGACGCCGTGGCCGTCGGCGTCCTCGTGGGGCTCACGTGGACGGCGTTCCAGTCGCGGGAACAGCCGAGTGCCGACCCGTTCATCGCGCTCCTCGCTACTCTCACGCTGTGGGCGGTATTCGCACTCGGGTCGAACCTCCCGGTGGTAGGGTCCGGAACCTCGTTGTCCGCGGTGCTGGTGTTGGGTCAGTTCGGGACGGCCCTCGTTATCCCAGGTATCTGGACGGTGTACGCACTCAGCTACACTGGACGGGGAACCGGGCTGACGTGGCGGCGAACCGCGCTGCTGGCTGGCATCGCGTCCCCGGTAGTCGTTGTCGGCGTCGTTATCGCGCTTGGTCCGCCCGAATCAGTCGTGGAGTACGTCGCCGCGTCGATGCTCGGGACCGAACTGCTGTACCTGCTGGCGTTGTTCCTGTACGCGACGTATCTCTTGGCGGACCTCAGCGGCAGCCACGCCCGCGTTTCCAACACCCAAATAGCGATACTGACGGTGGGCGTCGGAGCGCCCTACCTCGTCGGTCTCGTGGGAAACAACACGGGTCTCGCGAACGGCGCGGCGTTCGGGCTCGTTCTATCCGGCAGCTTCCTCGGTATCTCCATGCGGAAGTATCCCGTGATGACTGGCTTTCCGAAGGCGGATTACGTCGCTCGAACCCGCGTCGTCGAGACGCTACAGGAAGCTGTCGTGGTACTCGACTGGGACGACCACATTCTCGACCTCAACGAGGCGACCGTAGCGCTGTTCGACCGCTCCGCAGCGGAGATGGTCGGGGAACCAGTCCGGTCGGTTATCGACGGATTCGACCGGACCGACCTCCCCGTCGGTGACACTGGCACGGTGACGCTCCAGACGACGAAGGGGCGCCGTCAGTTCCAGTTCAGCGTCTCCGCCGTCGACGATGATGACGAACCGGTGGCCAGAACGGTACTCTTCCGGGACGTGACTGCGCGCCAGACTCGGGAGCAGCGGCTTGCAGTCCTCAACCGGGTGCTCCGCCACAACGTGCGAAACGACTTGGACGTGGTTCTCGCATACGCCGACGGGATAGCCGACGACGAACTCAGGACGGGGATCAGGGACAAGGCGACCGACCTGCTCGAACTCAGCAACAAAGCCAGAGACGCCGAAGACGTCATGACTGCGAGTACCGACTCACCCGCCCCGGTAAACGTCGCAGACGTCGCGGCGTCCGTAGTCGACCAGTTCCGAACCGAGGAGTACACTGGAGACGTAACGCTCGAGTGCCCCGACGAAGTCCTGATTTCGTCGCACCGAACCGTCCTCGAATACGTCCTCACCGAACTGGTCGAAAACGCCTTTGTGCATTCGGATGGGGCTGCGCCGCAAATCGACGTCCGTGTCCGCTCGGGGACGGACGCAGCGGCGGAACTCGTCGTGGCAGACGATGGTCCGGGACTCCCGAAACGAGAGCAAGAAATTCTCGCCGCCGGGACCGAAACACAGCTCAAACACGGGCAGGGAATCGGGCTGTGGTTCGTCAACTGGGCTGTCAATCAGCTCGGTGGCGACCTCGAGTTCCAACAGAACGACCCCGAAGGCAGTGTCGTCACTATTCGCCTTTACCGGGCAGACACGTAG
- a CDS encoding helix-turn-helix domain-containing protein — protein sequence MSEHDTNEATEAVQYDPASSRYDVFECPDCDNVVLALGRDDPPMSCHGASMERVTDCDITVKPPDVRQVLLDAFGLPKAGLDICLCVIGEGPLSANEVAESLGYDRSTVTRYLNKLVDIGLLRRSELNREEGGVVNVYHSVDLERMRRETLIGFYIWAGEAAALIEEANVTKQDYMAENPDHELPDVFWESFPDR from the coding sequence ATGTCTGAACACGACACGAACGAAGCGACCGAGGCGGTTCAGTACGATCCGGCGTCCAGCAGGTACGACGTCTTCGAGTGCCCCGACTGTGACAACGTGGTCCTCGCGCTCGGTCGCGACGACCCGCCGATGTCCTGTCACGGGGCGTCGATGGAACGCGTGACCGACTGCGATATCACCGTCAAACCGCCCGACGTCAGGCAAGTCCTCCTCGACGCGTTCGGTCTCCCCAAAGCCGGCCTCGACATCTGTCTGTGCGTCATCGGCGAGGGGCCGCTCTCGGCCAACGAAGTCGCCGAATCGCTCGGCTACGACCGGAGCACGGTGACACGGTACCTCAACAAACTCGTCGACATCGGCCTGCTTCGCCGCTCCGAACTGAACCGCGAGGAAGGCGGCGTCGTCAACGTCTATCACTCGGTCGATTTGGAGCGGATGCGCCGGGAGACACTGATCGGGTTCTACATCTGGGCCGGCGAAGCGGCCGCACTCATCGAGGAAGCCAACGTGACGAAACAGGACTACATGGCCGAGAACCCGGACCACGAACTCCCGGACGTGTTCTGGGAGTCGTTCCCCGACCGCTGA
- a CDS encoding GAF domain-containing protein, whose amino-acid sequence MDDDTTSPLALQNAPEDMAGDPAFEKYGLGCYMGVRIDVNDELYGTLCFADRDPRRSEFSGAEEALIEIMAQWLRQQLEQREYRHELGATRNRLARTLERVDDAFFAVDTGWRVTYANDVGTDILRQAMELGDDAEVEGRHLWENVPRPSRRRFIPNITTRWRHRSRSPSKRSSTR is encoded by the coding sequence ATCGACGACGACACCACCTCTCCCCTCGCGTTACAGAACGCTCCGGAGGATATGGCGGGCGACCCCGCGTTCGAAAAGTACGGTCTGGGATGTTACATGGGTGTTCGAATCGACGTGAACGACGAACTGTACGGGACCCTGTGTTTTGCGGACAGAGACCCGCGACGATCCGAGTTCTCTGGGGCGGAAGAGGCTCTTATCGAAATCATGGCGCAGTGGCTGCGCCAACAACTCGAACAGCGTGAGTACCGGCATGAACTGGGGGCCACCCGAAACCGATTAGCGCGAACACTCGAACGGGTGGACGACGCGTTCTTCGCCGTCGATACCGGCTGGCGTGTCACCTACGCCAACGACGTCGGAACGGATATTCTCCGCCAAGCGATGGAGCTGGGCGACGACGCAGAGGTCGAGGGTCGACACCTCTGGGAGAACGTCCCGAGGCCGTCGAGACGACGTTTTATACCCAATATCACCACGCGATGGAGACACAGGAGTCGGTCTCCTTCGAAGCGCAGTTCGACCCGATAG
- a CDS encoding MFS transporter: protein MVSRKRRVLLVIATAELLAMSLWFSATAAAPELAAEWGLSDGETAWLTIAVQLGFVVGALLSSALTLSDVIRPRYLFAGSAVLGAAFTAGIAGVVTSAVPAIALRFLTGVALAGVYPTGMKILAGWFEEGRGFAIGTLVGALTVGSSLPHLLRAVGGVGQPRVVLYGAAGLSVLGGLLVLLVEPGPHQAPAAPFDPGAIGRILRDRGTMLANGGYFGHMWELYAVWTWIPAYLIASIAANGGSSDSSSLASLLAFGTIAVGGVGAVVAGSAADRFGRTRITSASMAVSGTACIAAGFVFGSSLLLLVPFVLVWGFVIVADSAQFSAAVSELAEGSYVGTALTLQTAIGFLLTTVSIQLIPMVVDLVGWRWAFAPLALGPIIGTLSMRRLRNLPESAKLAGGRG, encoded by the coding sequence ATGGTGTCTCGAAAACGCCGGGTGCTGTTGGTGATCGCCACTGCCGAACTCCTCGCCATGTCCCTCTGGTTCAGCGCGACGGCCGCGGCTCCGGAGTTGGCGGCCGAGTGGGGGCTCAGTGACGGCGAGACGGCGTGGTTGACCATCGCGGTGCAGTTGGGCTTCGTCGTCGGCGCGCTCCTCTCCTCGGCCCTCACGCTCTCGGACGTGATCCGGCCCCGCTATCTGTTCGCCGGATCGGCCGTCCTCGGCGCGGCGTTCACGGCCGGTATCGCTGGAGTCGTCACGTCGGCCGTGCCAGCCATCGCCCTCCGGTTTCTGACGGGCGTCGCCTTGGCCGGCGTCTACCCGACGGGTATGAAGATCCTCGCCGGCTGGTTCGAGGAGGGACGCGGGTTCGCGATCGGCACGTTGGTCGGCGCGCTGACCGTCGGCTCGTCGCTTCCGCACCTGCTCCGAGCCGTCGGCGGCGTCGGACAGCCACGGGTCGTGCTGTACGGCGCCGCGGGCCTGTCCGTTCTCGGTGGGCTGTTGGTCCTCCTCGTCGAGCCCGGGCCACACCAGGCACCGGCGGCACCGTTCGATCCGGGCGCGATCGGTCGCATCCTTCGGGATCGAGGAACGATGTTGGCCAACGGTGGATACTTCGGCCACATGTGGGAGCTCTACGCCGTCTGGACGTGGATCCCCGCCTACCTGATCGCGAGCATCGCGGCGAACGGCGGGAGCAGTGACTCGTCGAGTCTCGCCTCGCTGCTGGCCTTCGGGACCATCGCTGTCGGTGGAGTCGGCGCCGTCGTCGCCGGCTCGGCAGCCGACCGGTTCGGACGGACACGAATCACGAGCGCGAGCATGGCCGTCAGCGGCACCGCGTGTATCGCCGCGGGGTTCGTCTTCGGCTCGTCGTTGCTCCTGCTCGTCCCCTTCGTCCTCGTGTGGGGATTCGTCATCGTCGCCGACTCGGCACAGTTCTCGGCCGCCGTGTCGGAGCTCGCCGAGGGGTCCTACGTCGGGACGGCGCTGACGCTCCAGACGGCCATCGGGTTCCTCCTGACTACCGTATCGATCCAGCTGATCCCGATGGTCGTGGACCTGGTCGGCTGGCGATGGGCGTTCGCACCGCTGGCTCTCGGCCCGATCATCGGGACGCTGTCGATGCGGCGACTCCGGAACCTCCCCGAGTCGGCGAAGCTCGCCGGCGGCCGCGGATAG
- a CDS encoding DUF790 family protein, with the protein MLRKDLLRVSRAGGGYHPQFTERAHRPLAARVLGTFADGVGRPRAALDDALDELEPEADDFKLVRGFAALCERDATFETRAVVPPERARRVVFEAAEAVGVVTEMDRDRALARAADRLGVDAESVESSLYADRDARQVLVDFDPRWTPETLLEQYDLSLAQTALFDAIEVRVRSDDPRAVISAVKRLGLMYEVRRTDAGREVVVTGPDHLFGRSRRYGTAFARLLRSLAKTAEWRLDATIDDRGTERDLSLDDGDVSVPGVDPLTEPTYDSGVEADFAARFSALDLDWDLVREPEPLAAGSRVMIPDFAFDYRFTDFRVFFEIMGFWTPEYVEKKLGQLADLEDVEMLVAVDESLGVGEAIEARDHRAIPYTGSVRVKSVVDALRRYEERLVAETRAGLPDELRPEADAVSLSTVAEEHGVSEDALDDVVFPDHERVGGWLLRPALLSALADDLAPGMSLDAAEERLADCGVTETSAVLSRLGYEVVWDGLSGGTLREKSE; encoded by the coding sequence GTGCTCAGGAAGGACCTGCTCCGGGTGTCGCGGGCCGGCGGGGGGTACCACCCGCAGTTCACGGAACGCGCCCACCGGCCGCTCGCGGCGCGCGTCCTCGGCACGTTCGCCGACGGCGTCGGCCGGCCGCGGGCGGCCCTCGACGACGCCCTCGACGAACTGGAGCCGGAGGCCGACGACTTCAAACTCGTCCGCGGGTTCGCGGCGCTGTGTGAACGCGACGCGACCTTCGAGACGCGAGCAGTGGTCCCGCCCGAACGGGCGCGCCGCGTCGTCTTCGAGGCCGCCGAGGCCGTCGGCGTCGTCACCGAGATGGACCGCGACCGGGCGCTCGCTCGGGCGGCCGACCGACTCGGTGTCGACGCCGAGTCGGTCGAGTCGTCGCTGTACGCCGACCGCGACGCCCGGCAGGTACTCGTCGACTTCGACCCGCGGTGGACGCCCGAGACACTCCTCGAACAGTACGATCTCTCGCTCGCCCAGACGGCGCTGTTCGACGCCATCGAGGTCCGAGTCCGGAGCGACGATCCGCGGGCGGTGATCTCGGCGGTCAAGCGCCTTGGCCTCATGTACGAGGTGCGCCGAACCGACGCGGGCCGGGAGGTGGTCGTCACGGGGCCGGACCACCTCTTCGGGCGGAGCCGCCGGTACGGGACGGCCTTCGCCCGCCTGTTGCGCTCGCTCGCCAAGACCGCCGAGTGGCGACTCGACGCGACGATCGACGACCGGGGTACCGAGCGCGACCTCTCGCTCGACGACGGGGACGTGAGCGTCCCGGGCGTCGATCCGCTGACCGAACCGACCTACGACAGCGGCGTCGAGGCCGACTTCGCCGCCCGCTTCTCGGCGCTCGATCTGGACTGGGACCTGGTTCGCGAACCCGAACCGCTGGCCGCCGGCTCTCGGGTGATGATCCCCGACTTCGCCTTCGACTACCGCTTCACCGACTTCCGCGTGTTCTTCGAGATCATGGGCTTCTGGACCCCGGAGTACGTCGAGAAGAAACTCGGCCAACTCGCCGACCTCGAGGACGTCGAGATGCTCGTCGCCGTCGACGAGAGCCTCGGCGTGGGGGAGGCGATCGAGGCCCGGGACCACCGGGCTATCCCCTACACCGGATCGGTTCGCGTCAAGAGCGTGGTCGACGCCCTCCGGCGCTACGAGGAGCGACTGGTCGCCGAGACGCGGGCAGGGCTGCCCGACGAACTCCGTCCCGAGGCCGACGCTGTCTCGCTCTCGACGGTCGCCGAGGAACACGGCGTGAGCGAGGACGCCCTCGACGACGTGGTCTTCCCCGACCACGAGCGCGTTGGTGGGTGGCTGCTCCGCCCCGCGCTCCTGTCGGCGCTCGCCGACGACCTGGCCCCCGGCATGTCCCTTGACGCGGCCGAGGAGCGTCTGGCCGACTGTGGCGTCACCGAGACGAGTGCGGTGCTGTCCCGCCTCGGCTACGAAGTGGTCTGGGACGGGTTGAGCGGCGGGACGCTCCGCGAGAAGAGCGAATAA
- a CDS encoding transposase encodes MSSATLQDDPSVESFFNAVETETLALFEHLSFEFLEGFDVFAPAETGRTRDLEPPEMMRGFLHCYYKNIYGIRPVARELNNTVVWLSCSFDRPPSRDAVDRFLTDLEHVVDRVFDHLVEQAALRGLLDLTYSIDSTDVRAMPADPDASKCYDPTDDEYYYGYGCTIVSTGQKIPIAAEFTESKQAPEETAMRVTRDALAVGKPMWMLGDSAYDTLDWHDHLLAAGVVPVAPYNPRNTDDPKDIEYRVEDRIEKHSNDVQLKQSTLDETYNRRSGVERTNESVKGCGLGRTHARGRVHARAQVFLALCLRLVVAITNYERGDNPGSTIITV; translated from the coding sequence ATGAGTTCAGCGACCCTGCAAGATGATCCTTCGGTAGAATCGTTCTTCAATGCCGTGGAAACGGAGACGTTGGCGTTGTTCGAGCACCTCTCCTTCGAGTTTCTTGAAGGGTTCGACGTGTTCGCCCCGGCGGAGACGGGGCGAACACGAGATCTTGAGCCGCCCGAGATGATGCGTGGCTTTCTCCATTGCTATTACAAGAACATCTACGGTATCCGTCCGGTTGCACGAGAACTGAACAACACCGTTGTCTGGCTCAGCTGTAGCTTCGATCGACCGCCGTCGAGAGACGCGGTCGATCGATTCCTCACTGATCTTGAGCACGTTGTTGACCGGGTCTTCGACCATCTCGTCGAGCAGGCCGCCTTGCGGGGCCTGCTCGACTTGACGTATTCTATCGATTCAACCGACGTGAGAGCGATGCCCGCCGATCCAGACGCATCGAAGTGCTATGATCCAACCGATGACGAGTACTACTACGGCTACGGCTGCACGATCGTCTCAACCGGGCAAAAGATCCCGATTGCAGCCGAGTTCACCGAGAGCAAACAAGCACCAGAAGAGACGGCGATGCGCGTCACGCGTGACGCGCTCGCCGTCGGGAAACCGATGTGGATGCTTGGAGACAGTGCCTACGACACGCTCGACTGGCACGACCACCTGCTGGCCGCAGGGGTCGTGCCAGTCGCTCCGTACAATCCACGAAACACCGACGACCCGAAAGATATCGAGTACAGGGTAGAAGACCGCATTGAAAAACACAGCAACGACGTTCAGCTGAAGCAATCAACGCTAGACGAGACGTACAACCGCCGGAGTGGCGTCGAACGAACCAACGAATCAGTCAAGGGCTGCGGCCTCGGGCGAACGCACGCCCGAGGCCGCGTCCATGCACGAGCGCAGGTGTTCCTCGCGTTGTGTCTGCGCCTCGTCGTCGCAATCACCAACTACGAACGCGGAGACAATCCGGGAAGCACAATCATCACGGTGTGA
- a CDS encoding helix-turn-helix domain-containing protein has product MSTHSERSDTNSTPVVTPRQSRETLVSMADVLGRKWHLVILHELLTEGGMGFGELEGDIDRISSKVLSDSLERLETEHGLVERRIVNDKPVRVEYALTDRGRDFAPVVDRIHEWGVEHDVRT; this is encoded by the coding sequence ATGAGTACACACTCGGAACGCAGTGACACGAACTCGACGCCGGTCGTCACACCGCGTCAGTCACGGGAGACGCTCGTCTCCATGGCGGACGTCCTCGGGCGCAAGTGGCACCTGGTCATCCTCCACGAGTTGCTGACGGAGGGCGGGATGGGATTCGGCGAACTCGAGGGGGATATCGATCGAATATCGTCGAAGGTCCTGTCGGATAGCCTCGAACGGCTCGAGACGGAACACGGACTCGTCGAACGCCGCATCGTGAACGACAAGCCGGTTCGCGTCGAGTACGCGTTGACGGACCGTGGGCGTGACTTCGCTCCCGTCGTCGACCGCATCCACGAGTGGGGTGTCGAACACGACGTGCGGACGTAG
- a CDS encoding ArsR/SmtB family transcription factor, whose protein sequence is MSLDEEATRDVIEALSSETAYEIFRLLNETPATPARIAEQFDQSVQNVHYHLTNLESAGVIEVTDTCYSENGREMSVYVVSEDPTLLFLGAEDDRPSLKRAFKSFASLLGPLSILLAAGESISRFVTTE, encoded by the coding sequence CTGAGTCTCGACGAGGAGGCGACACGAGACGTGATCGAAGCGTTGTCCTCCGAGACTGCCTACGAAATCTTCAGGCTGCTCAACGAGACGCCAGCGACACCGGCACGGATCGCCGAGCAGTTCGACCAGAGCGTTCAGAACGTTCACTACCACCTGACGAACCTCGAATCCGCCGGCGTGATCGAAGTCACGGACACCTGCTACTCGGAAAATGGCCGTGAGATGAGTGTGTACGTCGTCTCGGAAGACCCGACACTACTCTTTCTCGGCGCCGAGGACGACCGGCCGAGTCTCAAACGTGCGTTCAAATCTTTCGCCTCGTTACTCGGCCCCCTATCGATCCTGCTTGCAGCCGGCGAATCCATCTCTCGATTCGTTACTACCGAATGA
- a CDS encoding PAS domain-containing protein, with translation MLLPSGEHGVLGIGSMEPDAFGTEDAAIVELFALTATSALDRLERETEMRQLQRILDHLDEKVFLLDDEDELSFVTQPLASYPGRESEQLVGTHLTDLVPPSEVSSCEAALRNVSTVLPGEQLSVETEVDVEDGTRHVEFEFSTTTDGERATIAAVLHDISELTETRSDLEAERDRFKAIADTSFDLLFGSTAGPVHVHLVGARTDCGLRSRGDARDGIVREDGSDGHGTIV, from the coding sequence ATGCTCCTCCCGTCGGGGGAGCACGGTGTGCTTGGTATCGGCTCGATGGAACCGGACGCGTTCGGGACGGAGGACGCCGCCATCGTCGAACTGTTTGCTCTGACGGCAACGAGCGCCCTCGACCGCCTCGAACGGGAAACGGAGATGCGGCAACTCCAGCGGATTCTGGACCATCTCGACGAGAAGGTGTTCCTGCTCGACGACGAGGACGAACTGTCGTTCGTCACCCAACCGCTGGCGTCGTATCCCGGACGGGAGTCGGAACAACTCGTCGGAACGCACCTCACAGATCTCGTCCCTCCAAGTGAGGTCTCTTCGTGTGAAGCCGCACTTCGGAATGTGTCCACAGTACTGCCCGGAGAACAACTGTCGGTGGAAACCGAGGTCGATGTCGAGGATGGAACTCGACACGTCGAGTTCGAGTTCTCGACGACAACCGACGGGGAAAGAGCAACTATCGCCGCCGTCCTGCACGACATTAGCGAACTCACCGAGACCCGTTCGGATCTCGAAGCCGAACGTGACCGTTTCAAAGCGATCGCAGACACGTCGTTCGACCTGCTTTTCGGTTCGACGGCGGGGCCGGTTCACGTACATCTCGTCGGCGCACGAACGGATTGTGGGCTACGCTCCCGAGGAGATGCTCGGGATGGCATCGTGCGGGAGGACGGTTCGGACGGTCACGGCACTATCGTGTGA
- a CDS encoding dihydrolipoyl dehydrogenase produces MSDFDVLVVGGGTGNNVASAAAEAGLETALVEPGPLGGTCLNRGCNPSKMLIQAANAVAHVRDAERFHVDATLDGVDHAAVVDDMDDLLGGIAADVEARYRERSNLTLFDEYTEFVDDRTVRLGGESVTAEKVVIATGSRPVAPPIDGLDGIDYLTSRDALYRRDLPDSLVVVGGGYIAVELGYAFETMGTDVTIVEMNDRLVHREDRDVAELFTERASTRHDVYTGHRVTAVEESGDGYAVHAETGAGDELAVEGSEVLVALGRRPNTDPLNLDAAGIETDDRGFVETNEFLETTADRVWAQGDVAGNAMFKHSGDYETEVTVENVVDGGRRAVDLSAMPHAIFTEPGIAGVGATEAALDDREYVVGRADYADSAMGRAKKLDEGFVKMLAAPDGELLGAHAIGYEASTLIHEAVLAMRHGLTVDDVGETIHAHPTLSKVVEAASRDAAR; encoded by the coding sequence ATGAGCGACTTCGACGTACTCGTCGTCGGCGGGGGAACCGGAAACAACGTCGCCTCGGCGGCAGCGGAGGCGGGACTCGAGACGGCTCTCGTGGAACCAGGGCCGCTCGGTGGCACCTGTCTCAACCGCGGCTGTAACCCCTCGAAGATGTTGATACAGGCCGCCAACGCCGTCGCCCACGTCCGTGACGCCGAGCGGTTCCACGTCGACGCGACGCTCGACGGCGTGGATCACGCGGCCGTCGTCGACGACATGGACGACCTGTTGGGTGGCATCGCCGCCGACGTGGAAGCGCGGTACCGCGAGCGATCCAACCTGACCCTGTTCGACGAGTACACCGAGTTCGTCGACGACCGGACGGTGAGGCTCGGCGGCGAATCCGTCACCGCCGAGAAGGTGGTCATCGCGACGGGGAGTCGGCCGGTCGCGCCGCCAATCGACGGTCTCGACGGCATCGACTACCTCACGAGTCGGGACGCGCTCTACCGCCGCGACCTCCCGGACAGCCTCGTCGTCGTGGGGGGTGGTTACATCGCCGTCGAGCTGGGGTACGCCTTCGAGACGATGGGCACCGACGTGACCATCGTCGAGATGAACGACCGGCTGGTTCACCGGGAGGATCGCGACGTGGCGGAACTGTTCACGGAGCGCGCATCCACTCGCCACGACGTGTACACCGGCCACCGCGTCACGGCCGTCGAGGAGTCGGGAGACGGCTACGCCGTCCACGCCGAGACCGGAGCCGGCGACGAATTGGCCGTCGAGGGGAGCGAGGTGCTCGTCGCGCTCGGTCGCCGACCGAACACCGACCCGCTGAACCTCGACGCTGCCGGGATCGAAACCGACGACCGCGGATTCGTCGAGACGAACGAGTTCCTCGAGACGACCGCCGACCGCGTCTGGGCACAGGGCGACGTGGCGGGTAACGCGATGTTCAAACACTCGGGGGACTACGAGACCGAGGTGACGGTCGAAAACGTCGTCGACGGGGGGCGTCGCGCGGTCGACCTCTCGGCGATGCCCCACGCCATCTTTACCGAACCGGGGATCGCGGGCGTCGGCGCGACTGAGGCGGCCCTCGACGACCGAGAGTACGTCGTGGGGCGCGCGGACTACGCCGACTCGGCGATGGGACGGGCGAAGAAACTCGACGAGGGGTTCGTGAAGATGCTCGCCGCGCCGGACGGCGAACTCTTGGGTGCCCACGCCATCGGCTACGAAGCGTCGACGCTGATCCACGAAGCGGTCCTCGCGATGCGCCACGGTCTCACCGTCGACGACGTCGGCGAAACGATCCACGCACACCCGACGCTGAGCAAGGTCGTCGAAGCGGCGTCTCGGGACGCCGCGCGCTGA
- a CDS encoding PAS domain-containing protein — METQESVSFEAQFDPIDVWFEVRAYPDEEGLSVYFTDITERKQREQDPERFQNLLNQTERVAEVGGWEIDAETESVFWTEYLFDLLGVEYDREPPLDEALDVYHEEDRPIVEQAVDEAIESVEPFDVELRYWKTDTELRWLRVQGMPITDEAGGVVTIRGSAQDITERKDREQTPNALLSAFQSFIEAASEDELLTVILEELESVFGYEITSIRLHDAGTGTLPPMRYSRKAQEKIPDPPSFDDDGNIVGRCFSHRTRP, encoded by the coding sequence ATGGAGACACAGGAGTCGGTCTCCTTCGAAGCGCAGTTCGACCCGATAGATGTCTGGTTCGAGGTTCGGGCGTATCCGGACGAAGAAGGGCTGTCGGTGTATTTCACCGACATCACCGAACGGAAGCAGCGGGAGCAAGACCCCGAACGGTTCCAGAACCTGCTCAACCAGACTGAACGCGTCGCCGAGGTGGGCGGGTGGGAGATCGACGCCGAGACGGAGAGTGTATTCTGGACGGAGTATCTGTTCGATCTTTTGGGTGTCGAGTACGACAGGGAACCGCCGCTTGACGAGGCACTCGACGTCTACCACGAGGAAGACAGGCCGATCGTAGAGCAGGCCGTCGACGAAGCGATCGAGTCCGTGGAACCGTTCGACGTGGAACTGCGATACTGGAAAACGGACACGGAACTTCGCTGGCTCCGTGTACAGGGGATGCCAATCACGGACGAAGCGGGTGGTGTCGTGACGATCCGGGGATCCGCCCAAGACATAACCGAGCGCAAGGATCGCGAACAGACACCGAACGCGCTCCTTTCTGCATTCCAATCGTTCATCGAAGCCGCAAGTGAAGACGAACTCCTCACAGTGATCCTCGAGGAACTGGAGAGCGTCTTCGGGTACGAGATCACGTCGATCCGCCTCCACGACGCTGGAACGGGAACACTACCTCCGATGAGGTACTCCCGGAAAGCACAGGAAAAGATCCCCGATCCTCCGTCATTCGACGACGACGGAAACATCGTCGGACGGTGTTTCAGTCACAGGACCCGACCATAA